The stretch of DNA GGATTGCCTGCTGCTGTAAGCTTGCTGATTTACTCCCGATAGTGCAGCAATTGCACCAGGAAGCTGCCCGGGCGCATGCCGCCAAGCGGGGCCAGCGCTCAGAGGCAGCCTAGAAACTGCCCGTGGCGGGCAACCTCCGTTCCGGGGAAGTGGTAGGAGAGAGGGTGACTTATGAACTTGAGTATACCTTCGTCCGCACCAATGGCATTTCCCTGCATGTGGTGCAGTGCGGCCCGGCAGAGGGGCCCCTGGTAGTTTTGCTGCACGGCTTTCCGGAGTTTTGGTATGGCTGGCGCCACCAGATAGAGGCGCTGGCTGCCGCGGGCTACCGCGTGTGGGTCCCCGACCAGCGCGGCTACAACCTCTCCGACAAACCCCCGCGGGTGCACGACTACCAGATAGAGCAGCTAGGAGCTGATGTTTTGGGTTTGCTTGATGCCGCCGGCGAGCAGCAAGCTTTTGTGGTCGGGCATGACTGGGGGGCGGCCGTAACGTGGTGGCTGGCGGGGCATCACCCGGAGCGACTAAAACGCGTGGCTATCCTGAACGTGCCGCACCCAGCGGTGCTAGGCCAGGCACTGCGCCACACACCCCGTCAACTGGCTAAGAGCTGGTATATTTTCTTTTTTCAGCTGCCTTGGTTACCTGAGCAGCTGTTTCGGCGGCGCCAGTTTCAGTTTGGGCGCCGGGCCCTGCGGGGCACCAGCCGCATTAACACCTTCACCCGCGAAGACCTTAAGCAGTACGTGGCAGCCTGGGCCCGGCCCGGGGCTCTTACTGGCATGATTAATTGGTACCGAGCGGCTTTCCGAAAGGCCCGGCGCGTAGGCCAGGTAAGGCGCATTGCCATTCCAGTCCGCATTCTGTGGGGCCGCCAAGATGCTTTTCTGGAACCCAAGCTGGCGGAGCTAAGCGTAGGCCAGTGCGACAATGCCGAGCTGATGTACTTTGACAAGGCCACTCACTGGCTGCACCAGGAAGAGCCCACTGCCGTGAATAAACTCTTGCTTGACTTTCTGGCGGCGGAGCCTGCTTCCTCACTTTCCTGATTTATCCTCTATGAGCCGTTCCCTCACGCCACCCCGTCGTTCTAGCACTTCGGCTCCTGTTGCCACTGGAGGTGCCAGTACCCGTGCCCGGGTTGCGGCCCTCAGCAACCCGCCGCTAGATTACGTGTACGATGGCTCGTTTGAAGGGCTGCTTTCAGTGCTGTTTGCCATTTACGACCGCAAAGCAGCGCCCAACACCATTCAGCCACTGGGCACGGTGCAGGGTGGCCTCTTCGCACAGCCCGTGGAGATTGAAACGGATGAAGCTACCGCCGCCCGAGTCTGGGAGGGCCTGTTGCGGCACATGGACCAGGAGGCTCGCACCCGCCTATTTCATGTGTTCCTGAGTGAACAGCCTGATCGGGAGCTACTTGTTTTCCGCTACGCTGACTTAGCCATGCGCACCGGCCGCGACATCTCCGACAATTATACTGATGAGAATGTGCGCCGCGTAGCCCACATTGCCCAGCAGATGTACCGTGAGAAGCACCGTATGGAGGCTTTTGTGCGCTTTGAGAAAACCAGCGACGAGCTGTTTCACGCCACCATCGAGCCCGACTTTGACGTGCTGCCGCTCATTGCTCCCCATTTCACTAAGCGCTACGCCGACCAGCGCTGGCTGATATTTGACAAACGCCGCCGCTACGGCCTCTACTACGACCTCACGCGCACTGATGTGGTAGAGTTTGAAACCACCGCGCCCCAGCGCAACACCGATATTTCCGCCACTGTGCTCGATGAGCGGGAGCCCTTATTCAAGCTGCTCTGGCAGTCCTACTTCGACCACGTAAATATTCCGGAGCGCAAGAACATGAAGCTGCACCGCCGCCACATGCCTTTGCGCTACTGGCGTTACCTCAGCGAAAAGCAGCCCCGGGAGCAACGCTTCGAGCCCATCAAAAATAAACGCCCACCCGGCGGCCAATCGGCTCTGGGCAAGTAGCTGCAGTAGGCAGAAGCGGGCTACAGCAGGGAGGAGTTTACGTAACCCAGGGCACTGGCCTAGAAGAAGGCCAACCACAAGCATAACAGCGAGAGAGGGATTTTGGTGGTTGGACGATAAGCGAAAACCCTAAATTGCGGCCGCAACTACAGCAGGTGGCCGTGTTATGCGTATAGTCGCCTGCGCCGTTGGCTTAAACCCAACGCATACCTTACATCTCTTCGCAGTATGAGTAAAATAATCGTTTTTGGTGCATCTGGTCAGTTGGGGCAGTGCCTGCAGCACGTAGCAAAGGAAAAAGGCATTACCGATATTGTATTTCTGCCGGAAGAGCAGGCCAACATTTTGAAGCCGGAGGTGCTCCAAGCGGCTTTTGCTGAACACCAACCCGCGTATTGCATCAATTGCGCTGCCTATACCGCCGTTGATAAAGCGGAAGATGAAGTTGAGCTAGCCCGCCAAATCAACCGTGATGGGGTGGCCAACCTCAGCAAGCTGTGCGGAGAGTTTGGCACCACGCTCATCCAGATTTCCACTGATTTCGTGTTTGCCGGCACCGGCAACGAGCCCCTGACGGAGACTGATGAGGCTGAGCCTATCAGTGTATACGGCCTCACAAAACTGGAGGGCGAGCAGGTCATTTCAGAATACACAGAGCAGTTCTTCATCCTGCGCACCAGCTGGCTTTATTCTGAGTATGCCAACAACTTCGTGAAAACCATGCTCAAGTATGGCCGCGAGCGGGACGAGATGAAGGTTATCTGGGACCAGGTAGGCACACCCACCTACGCCATTGACCTGGCAGACTGCATTCTTACCATCACTGAAACCCAGAACCAGCAGTACGGCATCTATCACTACAGCAACGAGGGCCTGACCTCGTGGTATGACTTCGCCAAGGCCATTTTTGAGCTGAGCAATACTACCGTCCGAACGCTGCCCATCCGCACCGCTGAGTACCCCACTAAGGCTACCCGCCCAGCGTACTCCGTAATGGACAAGTCAAAAGCTAAAACGCAGCTAGGCGTATCTATCCCGCACTGGCGCGACAGCTTGGAAGTGTGCATCAGCCGCTTAGAGGCGTAGCGTAGTGTAATACTTAGCCCAAAGCAACAGCGCTGGCCACATGGCCGGCGCTGTTGCTTTGGGCTAAGCAGTAGAGGCCTGGTGAAGCTTCAGGAAACAGGGTTTTTTTAAGCTGTGCGGCCCATCTGGTGCAGTATCCGGTAGTGAGAGCGAAGCGCCGAAAGGAAAGAAGGGTTTTCCAGGTATGGAAGCTTAAACTCAAGCGCCGTTTGCTGCACAATCTTAGACAGGGCCGGGTAGTGAATGTGGCAGATGCGCGGAAAAAGGTGGTGCTCAATTTGCCGGTTGAGGCCGCCACACAAGAAGCTGGCAATGGCGCTACGTGGGGCAAAGTTGGCCGTGGTCCGGAGCTGGTGTACCGCCCAGGCCTCCTGCACGTCGCCGGTTTCGTCGGGTAAGGGGAATGCGGTGCCTTCTACCACGTGGGCAAGTTGAAACACCAGGCCTAGCACCAGTCCTTCTACCAGGTGTAGGGTTAGAAAGCCGATGATAAACTGCCACCAGGTAATATCCAGCACCACCAATGGCAGTGCAATGAACAGCAGGTAGTATAGCGCCTTATATGCAAACAGGTTCACGTACTCCTTGCGGGGGTGATTGAGGGTAGGATGCTGCCCAATCTTGGGCCGGAAAAACTTGATGTAGTCTTTGCGCAGCACCCAGGATAAGGACGCTAGGCCGTACAGCGGGAAGGCATACAGGTGCTGAAAGCGCTGCCAGGGCCGCAGGGGCTCTTCTTCTGACAACCGAACCAACCCCGGCGCCACCTCAATGTCTTCATCATGGCCAGGAATGTTGGTGTAGGTGTGGTGCACGATGTTGTGCGTAATCGTCCACACGTAGGGGTTGGCACCAATCAGGTTGAAGAGCAGGCTGAATACCTTGTTTACCCGCTTATTGGCCGAGTAGGCGCCGTGCAGGGCATCGTGGCAAATATTGAAGCCAATGAAAGCACAACAGGCACCCAGCAGCCCCGCCATGCCCAGCGTAACCCAAGGGCCAAACTGCCCCGAAATAATCAGGCTGTAAAGCCCGGCAAAAGCCGCCAGGAAAAAGATGGTTTTAGCCCACATGGCCCCATTGGCGTGCCTGGAAAGCTCCTGGCTGTGGAAATACACATCAACCCGCTCGCGCACGGTGGCGAAGAATGTAGAGCGGTTGGTGTTGACAAATTTGAGGGGTCTGGTCATCAAGTACAGTGCTGCGCTAAAGCAATGCGCACTGCCTTGGCCATGTGAAGAAGGGTAAATGTATTGGTTCTAACCCCAACAGTAACTGGAAAGGTCCGGTAGGGCGTGCAATTGTAAAATTACCTGGGTTCTCTATTATCGTTTTAGGCTGGCTAGTGGGAGTTACGAATGAGTTTTGAACGTAATTCCGGTAGCAGAAAAGTTTGGTTCACAGGCCTTGTAGGCCTATTTCCAGCAACGCCCCGGCGGTGTAGCCGAGGTGTTGTTACGTAAAAGAATGGCTGATTCTCGTTTTTCTCAACCAGGGCAGCCTCTCTAAGCCACTACACCAATTGCAGCACGCCCGTAAAAGCGGTTGGCCAGGTAAGCCAGCACCACAAAGCCCAGGCCTACGCCACACACGCCCGTCCAGTGGAAGTGGTCCCAGGCAATGCCGCCCAAGAAGGAGCCCAGAGATGCCCCAATGAAGCAGGCCGTCATGTATACGGTGTTGAGGCGGCTGCGGGCTTCCGGGCGCAGCGTAAAAATGCGGGCCTGGTTGGAAATGTGCGTCATCTGCTGACCGATGTCGAGGATGATTACCCCCACAATGAGGCCCAGCAGATAATACCCTCCGAAGCCCAGCAACAGATAAGCACTCAGAAACAAGAGTATCCCGAGGTTGAGGGCGTAGTCGGCGCCTTTACGGTCGGCGCTTTTACCGGCAAACGACGCGGCAAAGGCCCCGCTGGCCCCAATAAGCCCAAAAAGGCCCGCTATGTCGCTACCGTAACCGTAAGCGTCGCTTTCCAGGAAAAACACCAGGGTAGTCCAGAAGGCGCTGAAGCCCGCAAACATGCACGCGCCCACCAGGGCTGAGCGGCGCAGCACCGGCAGCTCCGTCGTGAGCGTACCCAACGACTTCAATAGGCTGCCGTAGCTACCCGCAAACTGGGGCTGGTTGCGCGGCAGCATGCGGGCCAGAATAGCCGTAAGCACCACCATTACGCTGGCGCCGGCCCAAAACATAGTGCGCCAGCCAAAGTGGGCACCCACGTAGCCGCTGATGGTGCGCGAGAGCAGAATACCAATCAGTAGGCCACTCATTACCTTGCCCACTACCCGGCCCCGCTCCTCGTCGCTGGCCAGGGAAGCAGCCATGGGAATCAGGAGCTGCGGCACCGCCGAGAAAATACCGATGAGCAAGCTGGCCGCCGCGAGCAGCGCAAACGTGGGGGCAAAGGCCGCACCGGCCATGCACACCGCCGCGCACAGCAGCAGCACCAAGGTCAGGCCTTTGCGCTCCCGCTTATCACCCAGCGGTACCACAAACAACAGGCCTAGCGTGTAGCCAACCTGCGTGATGGTAGCCACCAGACTAACGTTGCTTTCTGACAAGCCAAACGTGCGGCCAATTTCGGCCAGCAGGGGCTGGTTATAGTAAATATTTGCTACCACCAGTCCGCAGGTAATGGCCATGAGCCAAACCAATGCCGGAGCCAGGGGAGCGGGAGAGTCAGGACGTACGTCCTCTATCACGGGCTGAACTTCAGCCGTTGCTACTTCTTTCATGAGGCAAGTAAGAGGCACTGCGAAAAGAGCAATGGCCTATGTGGCCTCAGGTAACAGGTTTTTGACCCAGAAGGTTATAGCCGGCTGCACTATAGTGGCCTAGCCCGGGCTGGCTGGTGAGGCAGCTGAGAGCCTGCGCTATACGCCGTACTGCTTTTTGTACAGCCCGGGCGTCACGCCCTCGTATTGCTTAAACAGCTTCTGAAAGTAAGCGGTGTTGTTGAACCCAGCCCGGAAGCAGACATCGGTTACGGTGGAAAGGGGGATACGGAGTAGGCGTTTGGCCTCAGCGAGGCGCTCCTGAATGATGTACTCAACGGGGGTGAGACCTAGCTCGCGCTTGAACACGCGGAAGAAGGTGGCTTTGCTCATACAGGCCAGCTCGCTGAGCTTTTCCACGGTGAGCTGCTCGGTGAGGTGCTGCTTGATGTACTGCACCACGTGCGCGAAGCGGTGGGAG from Hymenobacter taeanensis encodes:
- a CDS encoding alpha/beta fold hydrolase, producing the protein MTYELEYTFVRTNGISLHVVQCGPAEGPLVVLLHGFPEFWYGWRHQIEALAAAGYRVWVPDQRGYNLSDKPPRVHDYQIEQLGADVLGLLDAAGEQQAFVVGHDWGAAVTWWLAGHHPERLKRVAILNVPHPAVLGQALRHTPRQLAKSWYIFFFQLPWLPEQLFRRRQFQFGRRALRGTSRINTFTREDLKQYVAAWARPGALTGMINWYRAAFRKARRVGQVRRIAIPVRILWGRQDAFLEPKLAELSVGQCDNAELMYFDKATHWLHQEEPTAVNKLLLDFLAAEPASSLS
- a CDS encoding TIGR03915 family putative DNA repair protein, with the translated sequence MSRSLTPPRRSSTSAPVATGGASTRARVAALSNPPLDYVYDGSFEGLLSVLFAIYDRKAAPNTIQPLGTVQGGLFAQPVEIETDEATAARVWEGLLRHMDQEARTRLFHVFLSEQPDRELLVFRYADLAMRTGRDISDNYTDENVRRVAHIAQQMYREKHRMEAFVRFEKTSDELFHATIEPDFDVLPLIAPHFTKRYADQRWLIFDKRRRYGLYYDLTRTDVVEFETTAPQRNTDISATVLDEREPLFKLLWQSYFDHVNIPERKNMKLHRRHMPLRYWRYLSEKQPREQRFEPIKNKRPPGGQSALGK
- the rfbD gene encoding dTDP-4-dehydrorhamnose reductase gives rise to the protein MSKIIVFGASGQLGQCLQHVAKEKGITDIVFLPEEQANILKPEVLQAAFAEHQPAYCINCAAYTAVDKAEDEVELARQINRDGVANLSKLCGEFGTTLIQISTDFVFAGTGNEPLTETDEAEPISVYGLTKLEGEQVISEYTEQFFILRTSWLYSEYANNFVKTMLKYGRERDEMKVIWDQVGTPTYAIDLADCILTITETQNQQYGIYHYSNEGLTSWYDFAKAIFELSNTTVRTLPIRTAEYPTKATRPAYSVMDKSKAKTQLGVSIPHWRDSLEVCISRLEA
- a CDS encoding fatty acid desaturase family protein — protein: MTRPLKFVNTNRSTFFATVRERVDVYFHSQELSRHANGAMWAKTIFFLAAFAGLYSLIISGQFGPWVTLGMAGLLGACCAFIGFNICHDALHGAYSANKRVNKVFSLLFNLIGANPYVWTITHNIVHHTYTNIPGHDEDIEVAPGLVRLSEEEPLRPWQRFQHLYAFPLYGLASLSWVLRKDYIKFFRPKIGQHPTLNHPRKEYVNLFAYKALYYLLFIALPLVVLDITWWQFIIGFLTLHLVEGLVLGLVFQLAHVVEGTAFPLPDETGDVQEAWAVHQLRTTANFAPRSAIASFLCGGLNRQIEHHLFPRICHIHYPALSKIVQQTALEFKLPYLENPSFLSALRSHYRILHQMGRTA
- a CDS encoding MFS transporter, producing the protein MKEVATAEVQPVIEDVRPDSPAPLAPALVWLMAITCGLVVANIYYNQPLLAEIGRTFGLSESNVSLVATITQVGYTLGLLFVVPLGDKRERKGLTLVLLLCAAVCMAGAAFAPTFALLAAASLLIGIFSAVPQLLIPMAASLASDEERGRVVGKVMSGLLIGILLSRTISGYVGAHFGWRTMFWAGASVMVVLTAILARMLPRNQPQFAGSYGSLLKSLGTLTTELPVLRRSALVGACMFAGFSAFWTTLVFFLESDAYGYGSDIAGLFGLIGASGAFAASFAGKSADRKGADYALNLGILLFLSAYLLLGFGGYYLLGLIVGVIILDIGQQMTHISNQARIFTLRPEARSRLNTVYMTACFIGASLGSFLGGIAWDHFHWTGVCGVGLGFVVLAYLANRFYGRAAIGVVA